One region of Oryza sativa Japonica Group chromosome 10, ASM3414082v1 genomic DNA includes:
- the LOC107278079 gene encoding transcription factor ILI3, producing MSGRRASGRITDDEINELISKLQSLLPESSRRRGATSRSPATKLLKEMCSYIKSLHREVDDLSERLSELMATMDSNSPQADIIRSLLR from the exons ATGTCGGGGCGGCGAGCATCGGGCAGGATCACCGACGACGAGATCAACGAGCTCATCTCCAAGCTGCAGTCCCTCCTCCCGGagtcctctcgccgccgcggcgccacctcccgg tcgccggcgacgaagctGCTGAAGGAGATGTGCAGCTACATCAAGAGCCTGCACCGGGAAGTGGACGACCTGAGCGAGCGGCTGTCGGAGCTCATGGCGACCATGGACAGCAACAGCCCTCAGGCCGACATCATCCGCAGCCTCCTCCGCTAG